The following nucleotide sequence is from Saimiri boliviensis isolate mSaiBol1 chromosome 6, mSaiBol1.pri, whole genome shotgun sequence.
ACCTTGAGTGGGGCAGCAGAGAATGGGACAGGAGGGCAGGATGCCAGGTGGAGTATGTTGCTTGGGTTATTGTTAAAGTCCTAGCTTTATTTTGTGGTGGTGAGTTTGAAGCTGCTcgcattattaaaaataaccaactaaatatttaataattcttgatttaatttttgattgaaacggagtctcactgtgttgcccagtgtGGCCTCAGACTCCTCAAGGGCTTCCTTCAGCCTCTCaagatgctaggattacaggcatgggccaccatgcctagctccaatgtttaaatatatgccagacacggtggctcatgcttgtaatcccagcactttaggaggccaaggcaggtggatcacctgaggtcaggagtttgagaccagcctggtcaacatgctgaaaccctgtctctactaaaaatataaaaactagccaggcatgatggtgggtgcctgtaatcccagctactcaggaggctgaggccagagcatggcttgaacccggcaggcagaggttgcagtgagctgaaatcgcaccactgccttccagcctggtcaacaggagcaagactctgtctcaaaacaaacaaataaataaaatttataggcCAAAACAGGAACCgtaagagaaattagaaaatattcaaaactaaACTATAATTAAAGTACTAGATACTTCATATACATCAGAATGCCtgctaagaaaagaaaacagcaagtgttggcaaggatggggGAAAACTGGAACTATTGGATGGGGAGGAACCGGGACCCTCTGATGGTAAGAAACGGAAACCCTCGGATGGGGAGAAACTGGTACCCTCAGATggggagaaattggaaccctcggATGGGGAGAAACCGGGACCCTTGGAGGGGGAACCGGGATTCTTGATTGGAGAAACCGGAACCCTTGATTGGAGAAACTAGAACCCTCGGATGGGGAGAAACTGGTACCCTCAGATGGGGAGAAACCGGGACCCTTGTgcagtgttggtgggaatgtaaaacggtgCAAGtgttatggaaaacagaatggctattccttaaaaaattaaaaataaaatatatgagctggcaattccacttctgggtgtatacccaaataAACTGAAAGCAGAGGGTCACAGAGATATGTGCACACCATGTTCATGGCAACACTATTCCAAACAGCCAAAAGGTGAGGCCACCCAAACATCTATCAGTGGACAAATGGGTAAACAAAGTGTGCTATATATGTGCAATGAATTttttagccttaaaaagaaagtctGACacataacaacatggatgaaccttgaggacattacgctaagtgaaataagccagtcacaaaaagacaaataccaagTGATGCCACTTATCTGAggtaactcagaaacagaaaccaCAAGGGAGGGGTGCCAGGGTCTGAGGAGGGGCAAATGAGTTGTTGCGGATGGCATGAAAAGGCAATTCTGGACACTGGTTGCACAACACGAATATACTTAACATCACCTAACTGTACACTTACTTACAAAAAGGCTAAAATGATACATgttatattatgtgtattttaccacagttttttaaaaaaaaatactggcccagtgcagtggctcatgcctataatcccagcaatttgggagacagaTGCAGGCAGGTTGTTTGAGCCCCGCAACAtggctacaaaaacaaaacaaaacaaaaataaccaggTATGgaggtgcctgcctgtagtcctagctgcttgggatgcttagatgggaggttgaggcttggGAGGCTTAGATTGAGcctagggaggtcaaggctgcggtgagctgtgtttgcaccactgcactccagcctggccaacagagcaagaccctgtctcaagaaaaacactACAAAACAACAACCAGCCAACGAAACCAGCACTTAACAGTGCTGCATCAAGGGTAATTTTAGCCTTACAAGGTAGGACTaaaatttttccttcaaaatatgACTGAAAAACAGAACACCTGAGTAATCTATTGCCACTGACAATCTACTTCAAAACCTACCCACCCAGCCACCCAAGAAAATGCCAGGCATGGTTGGTTTTACAGCAAGTTTTaccaaaaaatttagaaacacaaAATTCCCCACAGATTACTCAGTAATGACAAAGGGAAAACAGCACTTTATAGGCTTTATGGGGAAACATCTAGAagcatccttttttctttttttgagacaaagtctcactctattgcccaggctggagtgcagtggcccagtctcagctcactgcaacctccatctcccgggttcaagcgattcttgtgcctcagtctcccaagtaactgggattataggtgagtgccaccatgcccggctaatttttgttttttggtttttggtttttgtttgagacggagtttcactcgttacccaggctggagtgcaatggcacgatctcggctcacggcaacctccacctcctgggttcgggcaattctcctgcctcagcctcctgagtagctgggagtacaggcacgcgccaccatgcccagctaattttttgtatttttagtagagacgctgtttcaccatgttgaccaggatggtctcgatctcttcacctagtgatccacccgccttggcctcccaaagtgccgggattacaggcttgagccactgcgcccggcctaatttttgtattttagtacagatggggttggcccggctggtctccaactcctgacctcaggtaatctccccacctcggcctccgaaagtgctgggattacaggtgtgaactaccacgcccagcctagaagCATCCCTTTAATCAGGTGATTGACGTTATCGGCAGTTGGACATCCCATCATCATGCCTCCTAATAATGAAAAACATACCACTGCGTTTGTGCTAAAAGTGTTTAACCCAAATGTAGACATGCAAAACAACCACACAAATCCAAGGAGTCATTTTCATAAGATGACTGTCCTGAATGCATGAAAAAGTCAGTCTTATGGGAGGAGGGGAGAGTCTGttgtattaataaattaaaaatggccAAGGAGATGTAAGAATTAAGTGTAAAacctggctgggtacagtggcttgcattggtaatcccagcactttggaaagtcaaggcgggtggatcacctgaagtcaggagttcaagacagcctagccaacaggtgaaaccctgcctctactaaaaattttaaaaaattggccaggtacagtggctcatgcctgtaatcccagcactttgggaggccgaaatgggcagatcatgaggtcaggagtttgagaccagcctggccaacatagtgaaaccccgtctctactaaaaatataaaaaactagctgagcatggtggcagccacctgtaatccccgctactcagagggctgaggcagcattgtttgaatccaggagacggaggttgcagtgagccgagatcgcaccattgcactccagcccaggcgacagtgtgagactatttaaaaaaaaaaaaaaattagctaggcatggtggtgggtgcttgtgatcccagctacttgggaggttaaggcagcagaatcccttgaaccaggaggcagaggttgcagcaagctgagattgcaccactgcactccagcctgggcaagaattggaaaactccatctcaaaaaaacaaaaaaagtaaaaactctatgtgtacatgtgtacagAAATAGAATGCGGCAAAATGTTAAACTGGTGACCTTGTTGAAGGGCAAACAAGCACTTATTTTACAATTCTTTCACCTTTTCTTTAGGTTCGAAAATTCTCTAAATAGTTTGGGGTGAGGGAGGAGGTAAAGCTAAAAAGTAACCAAAAGGGTTAGAAAGAGAACTTCAGGGagcagacatggtggctcacgcctgtcatcccagcactttgggaggccaaggtgggcgatcacctgaggtcaggagttcgagaccagcctggccaacatggtgaaacaccatctctactaaaaatataaaagcccagcatggtggtgcacgcctgtattctcagatactcaggaggctgagacatgagaatcgcttgaacccgggaggcagaggtcgcagtgagctgagatggtgccactgcagtccagcctgggcgtcagggcaagatcctatctcaaaaataaataaatagaaaatatgaaaatatgtttcctTGAAAATGTTCTGACTGAAAAACAGAACACCTGAGTAATCTACTACCACCGACAATCTAGTTCAAAACCTCACCCACCCAGCCACAAAAACGCCAGCACAGTTGGTTTTATAGCAAGTTTAACCagaattttagaaatgcaaaattccaACCTCATACAAACTCTCGTaatgaaaataaagggaaaacacTTTCCAACTTATTTTATAAAGCTGGTGTAACCTTGATACAAAACAAAGGGTGGGAGAAGTACAGGAAAGGAAAAGCTTAAACCATTTTACCTATAAACCTGCATGCCAAAATATTAGAGAACCAAATCTGGCAATATAGTAACAAATCCATCAGGACTGTCTTcttccaggaatgcaaggataTTTTAACGGGAGAGAATGTCATGATACTCCACCACATTCACAGATTAGAGGAAAGCCATGTGGTGAGCTCAGAGTGCCATCTGTGCTCCCTGGCACACACACAGGGGTGGCTGGGTGGCAAGGGAGGAAAGCGCGCTGGGCCGCATGGGGAAGCCCTGCTGAAAATGACATGGCTGTAGAGGCTAGTCCTGAAGTGACAGAGGTGCAGAGTCTGAAGGGCCAGAAAGTCTCAAGCGTAACTGCCAGAGAAGCCAGTAAGTACTATTAGGAGCCAGTCACATGGACTCATCATGGCATCAAGGACAAGGGGCTCTTACTTCAGATCTCACTCAGCTCACTCTGGGAGATCTATTCATACATGGTTGGATCCCACCTTTAACTTGGGAGAACAGAGGTGAAATCCAGCTGCAGAGAATGACAAAGGAAAGTAGCGTGCAGAATGCAAGGACCCTACCTCCATCAGGACCCTTAGCTACAGCCCACAGAAGCTGAATGACTGGCAAGAGATGAAGAAGTAGAAACGAAAaggttttaggggaaaaaaagatgttaCTAGGTAGATCACAGTATTGCTGAGAGCTGGAGAAAAACGTAAGACCAACCTTACAGATACAacgcaaaacacacacacacacacacacacacacacacacacacagtggggaACAGAGGACTACTTAGAGAAAATGTATAGCCCCGACTATAttagaaaacaaactgaaattaGCTAAGCATACATCTCAAGAATTCAGAATGAgcaaataaacccaaagaaacaaaaggaaaaggccAGTAAGGAAGACCTCTTGCAGAGCtaagccaaataaaataaaatacacagaatataaacATATGTTTGTTGATTTCACCTGGCCTCACCCCTTGTCCCATTTTTTCTGGTAATAGAACCTCTCTATTCCATGGGAAACACATCATAAGAATCAACTGTAGCTCATCCTGCCCCACCCTAGTCCTCCACACCCTCCCACTCCAGCCCTGGCCGTAGTGACTGCTCAAGCACAGCAAGTAACCTGAGCAAGACTGACTGTCTTCACTGAAATATAGGGATCCTCAAGAAGGGGCTCTGTCTACAAGGACTGTGTATAATCTCAAGCTTCCTATAGAAAACATCTGTAGGAGGGAAAAAGATTGATCAGCTGCGAGCTGAGATGACAGAGACAAATGAGGAGAGAGCCTGAGGAATCATGCTGGCACGGGCTCAGCCCTGTGTGAAGCGCGCAACTCAGAGACCTCAGGTCAATGAGCCTTATTTACTTCTCCTAACTTGAGTTCAATTTTGTCATTTATAAGAAAGTCCCATAtgggtcaggtatggtggctcgcacctgtaatcccagcactttgagaggccagggcaggagcctcacttgagcccaggtatttgacaccagcctgggcaacatagggagatcctatctctactttaaaaaaaaaaaaaaaaaaaaattagccgggtgtggtggcaggcacctgtgatctcagctactcaagaggctgaggcaggagagtcacttgaacctgggggggcggaggctacagtgagacgatacagcaccactgcactccagcctgggcaacagagcaagacacggcttcaaaaataaaacaaaaacaaatgaacaaaaaaagcaagttccaaataatacaaatattatgcATGACCTTTGGcccacaaaatttaaatacatatgaaatatgATCCTAGAATGATACAAATTATCAAAATTGACTCAAAGATAGAAAACTTTAGACAGAACACAACTGAATAAACTAAAAGGCAGTCAAAGATCAATGCCTCAAAAAGGTACCCAGCACAGATGTTTTTGTAAACATtctatgcctatttttttttaattccttaatttcttttcccTTGAAAGACTCAGACAAATGCCTGTTTTATAAACTATCCAAGCCTGAAGAAAAAGACATCTTCAAAGCCATTTGCAAGGCTAGCATAAAGCTAATATCAAAATAGaacaggaagttttttttttttttttttttttttttttgagacggagtcttgctctgtcacccaggctggagtgcaatggggaaTCTCAACTCACCaaaaccactgcctcccaggatcaagtgattctcctgtctcagccgcccaagtatctgggattacaagcacacgcgaccacacccagctaatttttgtatttttagtagagacggcgtttcatcatattggtcaggctggtcttgaactcctgacctcaggtgatctgctcacctcggcctcccaaagtgctgggattacaggcatgacccatcatgcccggccaggaaggtcattaaaaaaaaaaaaaaaaaaaaacgaggggATTGGCCCAAGGAGAGAGATAAAACTCCTAATAAATAATATACTGTAAAACTAAGCAAGGTCTATATCAGAATGCAAGGTGTGTTCAATGTTAGGAAAGCTATTAATATAACTCagtacaataataaaacaaaatctgttgATTTTTTCCATAGATGTCAATATTCATCACTGTTAaacaaaagggaaggaaaaaaaaaaaaaacccagtaagCTAGAACAGAAGGAAACATCTTCAGCCTAATGAAGATCATCTACTGTAAGCCCAGAGCAAGTGCCCTACTTCAGGATGCAACGTGAGAACCGTTCCCACTGAAAAAGGGGCAATCAAGGGTGCTATGCAGCACCACGCTGGACATCCTGGCTTCTgagatttacaagaaatagaCATGAGTGTAGAGGAGACAAAGCTGCCACTAGTGGGATATGATTTGCTATCTAGAAAGCGGCGAGATCAACTAAGAACTCTGAGCATTCGACAAGGTGAGCGACACAAAGATGGACAAGCAGATGGAAGCCAGCGACCAGGGCAAGATGATTTCCACAGATCCCTTCTCTACCAGTAATGAGGACTTTCATAAACTCCTAAGACTAAACCAAACTGGAAATAAAGGCCTATTTGAAGATCACACCACCTTACCAAAGAAAATACCTCATTTCTAGATAGGAAGATTAAAACCTGTTAATTTttctacaatatttattttaaaaaattaaaataggtggGGGGAattggctcatacctgcaatcctagcactttgggaggctgaggtgggaggatcacttgagataaggacttcaagactagcctgaccaacatggagaaaccccgtctctactaaaaacacaaaattagctgggtgtggtggtgcgtgcctgtaatcccagctactcgggaggctgaggcaggagaactgcttgaacccgggaggcggaggttgcagtgagccaagatcatgccattgcactccagcctggcaacaagagcgaaaggccatctcaaacataaataacaattaaaaaaataaaaaataaacttttaagatACCACTTCTTAActaggcatagtggttcacacctggaatcccagccctttgggaggccaaggtgggaggatggcttgcccaggagtttgagatcagcctgagcaacctaagactgtctcaaaaaataaaaataaataaaaataacaaaaagtagctggacgtggtggtgcacacctgtggtcccaactactcaataAGCTGAGGTAGagggatcacttgaccccaggaagtggaggctacaatgagccgtgattgcactactgtgctccagcctgggcgacaggagtgaaaccctgtctcaaaaaaataaattaaatgttgaaaccctgtctctactaaaattacaaaaattagccaggaatagtggcaagcacctgtaatttcagctacttgggagactgaggcagaagaactgcttgaaactgggaggcagaggttgcagtgtgctgagattgcaccactgcaatctgggcaacaaaacgagactgtctcaaaagaaaaaaaaaaaaaaggctggacatggtggctcactcctgtaatcccagcactttgggaggctgaggcaggcagatcacaaggtcaggagttcgagaccagcctgaccaacatgttgaaacactatctctaccaaaaatacaaaaaaaatagctgggtgtggtgttgcacacctgtaatcccagctactcaggaggccaagacaggagaatagcttgaacctgggaggcagagatagcagtgagctgagatcacgccactgcactccagcttgggcaacaagagcaaaactccgtctcaaaaaaaaaggcagcacgGACACATAGATCAATAGGACAGATTAGAAATTCCCAAAAAGATCCACATATGTGcagaaatttatgttttaaaagattatttcccGTGAGCAAAGAATgaacaattcaataaatattagagaCAACTGGCTTTCCCTTTAGGAAACGTTAGCTTGCTAcctctcagaaaaaacaaacctcAGATGAATTAAAGATAGATAAGCACACATACATATCTTTAACCCatcttattttttgtatatacatCTACATACACTTTGTACCTGtgcattcatacatacatatatacaaatgtatatatgtttaaagcCACACTGTAAGAGGAAGTGAATGAGAAACAGATAAATGAACTGGTAGCTGGAGAAGATGTGGGTATCAGCACAAGTTTTTACAGTAATTTCAGAAATGGGAGATTCTACAGCACAACTCGACACTAACACATCACATTCATAACACATCATATCCGGTAGACAGgacaaccaaaaacaaaacaacaacaaaaagcaaacaaatcaaaCGCCCAGACAGAACAAAATCCAACAACACAAAAACACAACCAAAGTCTTTAAGAACACAAAagaggccaggtggctcacgcctgtaatcctagcactttgggaggccaaggtgggcggatcacgaggtcaagagattgagaccatcctggccaacatggtgaaaccccgtctgaactaaaaatacaaaaattagccaggtgtggcggcacgcgcctgttgtcccaggtacttgggaggctaggcagaagaatcacttgaaccgaggaggcagaggttgcagtaagccaagactgcgccactgcactccagcctggcaacaggtcaagactccgtctcaaaaaaaaaaaaaagcagcagatgGATGGACCATTCAAAACAAGGTTAAAGATAGAGAAATTTGCCAGCCAGCTTCTGGAGGTAACAGATGGTTAAGATTGGGAGAGATGAAGTTGCACATGGGGATGGACAAGGTCACTGGAGGTGAGCACTCCTGTCCACAGGGTGACTAGAAAGGCAGGGAGAGCAGCAGGAGGCACCATGGGCTTGGTCCTGAGTGTCTCTGAGAGGCAGGTGGCGGTTAGGTCCTAGGGCTGTCATCCCGAATGCTTGAGTCAATATGAACTGCAAGCAGGTAATGAAGCAGGAGTGATCCCAGTTGTTAAACACAGGCAGGGAGGCCCAGTACAGGGCCTGGCATGTTCTAACTGTCCAGTAAGAAAGAACAAACCACCCAGGAAAGACTCCAGCCATTTCCCATTTCCTTCCATTCAGCCCACCCGCCCACAAGGTCTCTGCCAGGGAACAGTTTTTCACTTCACCACCAGTTTCCCTCCTCTGAGAGAGCCACTCAGACACCAGAACAAGTCACCACCCACCAGGGGTTTAATTTTCCTAATCAGAAGATCAGTTCAAAGAGGGGCCCTGCTTTGTCTCCATCCAGGGGTGAAGATCTGCAGAGCACCCTGGGAATGTCCAAGCCCAAAAGAGCCAGGGGCCAGTCCCTGAGCAAGTGGAAAAGTGGGTCCTGGGGTCtcaggcctcctcctcctcttcgcTTTCCTCCTCACTCTCATGATATTGTCTGCGGTTTGTGTTAACAAACAGGTCAGAATCATCTTCTGAGCTGGACTCCTCTCCTGATAACTGTGGCTCAGCTGGGAGTTCTGGTTGAGTTTGTCTGCACCGGGGAAAGAGAGCAGTTAGCCCAGCACCTTCTGGAAAAACCTGATCTATAATCAAGGCGTTCCAAAAAAGGAGGATCATCTGGCCCAGCAATCAGGGCCCTACAGCACCCTTTAAAGACTAAAAGAAGGAACGGAGGCAGGGCAAACAGTGGAAAAACGTGGCTAAAGAAACATGCTAAAGACTGACCCCACTCCCCAAACGTGTGCTACAGCCATTTATGTTAGTTAGGAATAATGATTCTACGACCACCAACACTTAACGGACCCATACCACATACCAGATACTACACTAAACAATTTTATAAGCCACCCACTCCTTTAATCCTCACGAAGCTCCCATTTTATACATAAGGGAAATAGAGTTGGAAAGAATTAAATAACATGCTTAAAGTCACTCAGCAAAGTCAGGATTTTAAGCAAGAGCATCTGACCTTCAAGCCATATTCGTAACTGTATTATAGCACTTATCTATGAGCTCTCAACAGATACCCTACGTAAGGAGGAAAGAAGGCTCTATTTTTCCCTCAAGGCATCAAAGCATGAACCCCCTATTTTCCATGTACCCCACCCCAAGGCTTGTTCCTCACCTGTTCATGTTGTTGTGTTTCTCCGCCACTTCAGAGAAGGCCTCAGGCCTATGCCAAGAGATGAGCCAGAGTCAGAGAAGACAAAGACATTTCTCACAAAAGAGCTGTTTCCAGCTGTCTCTGCCTGGGATGCCATGACctttcctcccctatttcccaaGCTAGGAAGGCAATGCCTCCAGAAGCCAGAAAACCAATGATCAAGGGGACCACCCTACCAAAGCCCCTGCTTCTGCAGTGAGCGCATGTGGTCCTTGCAGAGCACAAAGGAGATCTCAGCCTTCACCTTTTCTCCCTCTTCAATGGGGTCAACAATGAGAAAGTCCCCTGTAGgtaagaagagaaaagggaaagtcaGGCCTGCTTGCAATAAGGAAAGCCAAAGCTATAGGAAATGGTTTTATCGCCTAGAGAGGGCTGCCTCtctcacctctctctcttttttttttttttttcttttttgagacagggttttgctcttttgcccaggctggaatgcaatagcatgatcatagctgactgcagcctccaactcccaggctcaagtgattctcgggcctcagcctcctgggtagctgggatcacagacacgtgcccagctaatttatttttttgtagagacaaggtctcattatgctgcccaggctcaagcgatcctcccacctcagcctcttaaagtgcttggattacaggagtgatcctctcacctctctTGATCCAGATGTTCTTGCGGTATTTGGAGGGCATGCTCACAAGGAAGCGCTGCCCTTGGGCCGTCTCCACCTCATGCAGATTGTTCCCTGGAGTCCTGAGTACCTGGTTCAGGAAAGACCAAGAATCAGCCTCATCAGTCAGATCAAACACCCTCTCAACCACACGGCACCCTACCCCCTGCCCCAGGGGCCCTACAGGGGTTGGGGGAAGCAGAGCAGCTTGTGCCCAGAGCCACTCACCCGGACAATCTGCTGCCGGTCGGAGGGCACCATGTGCTCCCCCAGCACCTCCTTCACCACATGCTTCCTCTTGGTGGCCTGAGACATGCTGAAGTTGTCCCAGGGTGGTTAGGGACGCAGAGACTGTCAATTC
It contains:
- the EIF1AD gene encoding putative RNA-binding protein EIF1AD; amino-acid sequence: MSQATKRKHVVKEVLGEHMVPSDRQQIVRVLRTPGNNLHEVETAQGQRFLVSMPSKYRKNIWIKRGDFLIVDPIEEGEKVKAEISFVLCKDHMRSLQKQGLWPEAFSEVAEKHNNMNRQTQPELPAEPQLSGEESSSEDDSDLFVNTNRRQYHESEEESEEEEEA